Genomic segment of Melospiza georgiana isolate bMelGeo1 chromosome 12, bMelGeo1.pri, whole genome shotgun sequence:
TCACCAATTTGTATTATTCAATGGAAAAATTGAATCTTTTAGGGACATAAGAAATTGCTGAGGTGGactttgcttgcttttttgcTTCTGCCTTTATTGATTGCAGCTTGACAGAGAGTAATTCAAAAGCAAGAAACCAGCTGGAGTATTTTTCCACCACTTCTCAAAGTATGTGAAGCTGAGGGATGTGAAGATGATGAAACAGCACAGACAATGTAAGCAAAAATTTATTCTATTGGCCGTTAAATGCTTTGCACAAACGTAACCACAAATACAACGAGGTGCAGCATGTGTGGTTGTGTGAAGCCTCACTTTGTCCCTTCCCTGGTGTAACAACAAAGGTTGGTCCTGCTCTGCACTCCATGGCAGGTTTCCCATGTCAGATTGTGCAGGTTTGTGTGTTTTCAGCCCTAAACAAGGGTTTATTCCTCTCTTATCAGCTTGGGGTAATTCCTCTAAGGACAGGGACAAGTGTGGTGTGTCTGGCACACATTCCTTTGCTACCTTCTGTGAGCACCTAGTAAACATTGGATAAGGGTACCTGCACAAATGGAAAATTCCATTTGGGAGGACAGAGAAGGCTGATCTGtgtctcccagcagctgaagggaGTCAAACCTGGGATGTGGCACTGGAATTGTGCTGGGACAGAGCTCCTTAACAGCATGCAGGGAGATAGACACAGCTTGTACAGACCATCCCTGAGACAAATCACCTCCTTGCACGGGTAAATGCAGAGCCACATTAGCTGAGGTTCAGTGCTGTGAGGAACACCTGGGTGATAAAATGTTTTACATGATGGTGCTTTTGCCCACACCTCCCACGCATTCCAGCAGCAGAGATCCCCATGTGCCTGCTGTGGGAAGGCACCATGTGCTCACAGTGATGCTGATGGACTGGGCCTTTTCTCAGGACTCCAGATGTTCTGGAGCATGTGCAATTTATTCCTATTTCAGCAGTACTCACTCACAATATTCCCAGTATGGGCTGGGAACAGGAAGgcagcccctcccaggcaggtcacacctggctgtggtcaGTTGGGAAGTGGGGAGGGCAGAGGAGAACATGCTTCCCGGCCCCACATCACCAGCCACAAGCCCCAGTCCTGAACTTCCCAATTTGACCATTTGCATTGAATTTTGATGTTAGCATTTCAGATTAGACTATTACCCATAAAGGAAATAATACATTCCTATATATTGaaatttctttatttgcatATAAAATCCAAATGCCATCAAAACCATTGTTCATAATCAAAtttcaagaaaacaaatgaTCAGCCTCCACTTTGTAACTGAAATGTCCCGGCCTCGTGCTGGGCAGGTTTGCCCCCAAGCAGGCAGCATGGGCTGGATAGCTCAGTCCTTTGGGGGCAGACTGTCCGAGTGCCCAggccactcttagccacaggcAACCTTAGCAAGCTTAAGAGATATCAGCTCTTTTTAGTGATTATCGGCTCTCATatgatttcagctctttgcttgctaagGCGCTGTTGCAGGCTGACCGAAAGGCAGACGCGAGAGGAGAAGGCAGCTGGAGTTCCACAGCAATGGCTTTACTGGGGTCTGTGAAGGGTTCCAGCGATGGCTCTTCTAACCAGAATGGGCTAAAACAGCCCTTTATATAGGGTATAGGGGGATCCAAAATTGTCCAAGAGCAGGGGTTAAGGGAAAGTGACCTTTGGGGTTACAACTGGGGTCTGAAAGGCAGAAGAGAGGGGCTTCTTGCTTTTTCACCAGGACTTGGCATATCCTATCTTTAGGCCTCTTCCCTCCACGGAGCCCTAGCAGGCCCAGAGCCTGCTACACTGGAACACCATTAAAAGGCGGCCAGCAGGGTGCCCCATCCCCATGTGTGGCAGGCAAGTGCCAGCAGGATGAGCTGGCCTGGCAGGGCGGGAGGCCTGGGGGCCACGCTGGTGCCAGCCACCCTGCACCTGTCCTCGGTGGCCATCTCCAGGGGCACGGGGCAGTCCCCCAGGAGgccagggagaggctgctgggctgctgtggcGTTGGCAGGGCCCGGGAAGGTGCAGTCCAGGCCCTGGATGAGCGCGGCCGTCCAGCGCCGCAGCCAGAGTGTGCTGCAGTCGCAGCTCCAGGGGTTGTGGGACAGGAACACGTAcctcagcctgggcagggaggagaacaGGCCCACAGGCAGCGAGCTGAGGTTGTTCCTGCTCAGGTGAAGGAAGTGCAGCTTGTTTAGGTGCAAAAAAGCAGAGTCTGAGATGGAGGAGATCTGGTTGTTGTTCAAGTACAAGTTTCTCAGGTTGAGCAGCTGCCTGAAGGTGCAGTCCACAGCAGTGATTCTGTTGGCTTCAAGGTGCATGGTCTTGAGCTGGATCAATCCTTCAAAAAGCTGATTAGGCAAATCAGTGATGAAGTTGTGGCCTAAATTTAACATGCCCAGTCTGAGAAGCTTTGAGAAAGCTCCGTTTTGGATGATCCATATCCGATTCTTCCTGAGATTGAGATCGTTCAGGGTTTCCAGGTCCTTCAGGGAATCTCTGCCGATGGCCTCTATGTGATTGCCCTCCAGGGACAGCCTCGTGAGGCTGGAGAGGTTCCTGAAGGCTTGTGGGACATACCTCATGTTATTGGAGGCTAAATCAAGCCTTTCTAAAGAAGGCAAGTGTGAAAATAGAAGTGGGTGGATTTCGAAGATGTTGCAGTGGGACAAATCCAGGCTGATGAGGTTTAATAGTCCTCTGAAAGTGTTTGCATGCAGGTAGGTGAGGCGTGAGTTCCTGCTGAGGTGCAGCTCTTGCAGCCTGCTGAGAGCATGGAAAGTTCCTGGGGTCAGGAAAGTCAGATTGTTCCCATCTAGCCAGAGGCTGTGAAGGAAAGTCAGGTTTCTGAAGGTGTTGGTGTTGAGAATCCGCAAATAATTGTTGGAGAGGTTTAGAGAGATGGTGGATGGTGCTATTTCTCCAGGTAGGGTTTTCAGTCCAGCTCTGTTGCAGAGGATGGTCTCTTCAGATGTACATTTGCACATGCTTGGGCATGAATTGGAGACATTCAGACTCAGCCCAGCCTTTGCTGCAcaagtaaatataaatataacgAGAAAGAACATGACCAGCCACACATCAGCCACAGCATCTAATACCTGATGGATTGTAGAGGAGAAGGCAAGAAAAAGAGCATGTACCTTTTGGGTAGGTGAaccacaggcagggcagggttgGTTGGACTGTGCACAGTGAAAATAAATCAGCTggttcctcctgctgcagccccgtgGGGATTAAGTGTTTAGGCACGTCAGAGCTGATCAAGTGCTACCCTGAGAGGCAGGGAGACTTCTCAGCCCAGGGTCATGCTCTGACAGTGGCTTTTCTCACCTCCTGCCCTCTGCAAACAGCAACAGGTAACATACTGCCCCTGGCAGCTGTCTGGGACAGGCTCCTGCTCATGGCTTATCACCATTCTCAGAGTCTGCTTGGCAGTTGCCTCACAAAAACTATTCTGGGAAAAATTTTTGTGAttttctgcagctggagcttCAGCAAAGGCCGTGGAAGGTGGCTCTGCCATCCAGGTGTGAGGTGAGGGCTCTCAGCCTGACAGAGGCTGCACACACTGACAGATGCCCCAGGCTCAGGGATTTCCCTTGGTGATGGCTGTGACTCCCCTGCAGTAAAATGGGAGactgccaggagctctgcaagCCTCACGTTCTCTGACATGAGAGACATTTCTCTGACATTTTTCTCCGGGAAAGCACAGGGAAGTGCGGTGTCCTGGCAGTGCCTCTTCTTGGGATAAGCCCTGAGCCATCTATGAGGGGTGAAAAATGAACCCTGTGGTTGAAACAGGGAGCACCCCAAGGGCACACTGTCCTTCCTAGGGCACTGCTTGTCTCCAGCAGGTCTGAAGATGCCACTGAGAAACTGGAGCAGGACTTGGGTCCTTAAATATCTGTGTCCTTGCCCTGCCTGTTTTTTATCCTATATCCATGGTGCAAAGGGAAAGTGCATTTGGGGGCCTGATTGATGAACTCAGCAGCCAGGGATCAGCAATTTCCAGACTGATCATTCTGCAGGAGGACTAGACACAGGGCTTGCAGCTGATGGGTCATTAGTGACACAATTGCTTCTCTTGTTTTTGTCACTCTAAAATtcttttccacttctctctgctgGAGTTCTCATGTGTTCTGATGTGCTTGAAGCACCTTTTGTCAGCTCCCTGCCTTCCAGTGCATTTCCTTGCTCTTAATTCCTTGGTCTGgctcagcttttttctttttttcattttttacaggttgggttttctttctgtCCCCTGTTCTGCCAGCTCTGTCCAGACAGTGGCCAAACCCCCAAATATACGTATGTCCAACAGTAAGTGTGACATGGACAAGTTTGCAGCTCTGTTGTTTTCTCAGCAGAAGCAGATTATATTTCCTGTGCTGTTAAATCACTATATTGACTTCAGctacttctgttttcttcttcattttttcaaGCAGCAATCCCCTGAAGAACAGCTTCTCCCTGGAAGCTTGGCCAGGATGATCATGTTGTGTAATGGAGACCATCCTCCATCTGTAAACAACATCATTTATTTAGTTAGACAGGCTTTGGTGCAGTGTTACTGGGGGCCAAAATCTGGTTTCTACCAcgagcagcagtgctggcccCATGCCTGGGGCTGGTCCTGGGAGCCCCAGAGGAAGGTGGAAATGTGCACTGCTCCCCTCATCCAGCTGATTGTGTCTGGGGTCAGGCCAAAGGTTTTGCTGGGTGAATCTTTGTTTTCTCTATTCctggctcagctggggctgctcctccaaGGACATCACCTTGGTTTGGTGTCCTGCTGCTTGGTCTCCATGGCTTCTCTTGTCTCTTgatgcagcacagctgggaatcTCCACCCCTCCATGATTTGTCAGTGCAACCCCGTAAAGGAGACAGGTTTCTGCTGATCtctgtgcaggacaggtgagCTGCACTGTGTGCTGGGGAACGCTCTTGCCTTCGGCTGAAGTTTGTAGCTCAGGCTGAAAGAGATGATCTCTTGCTTTGGTGTCCCTTTTATTCTACACAGGGTTTATTTCTGGTTGTAATTCCAGCAGTGTTACCATGTTCTagctctcagtgctctctgTAGTGTAGCTCTCCTTGATTTCATATTGGAAATTTTCAGACCAAAAGCATGCAGCTCTTGGAGCTCATTGCTGCCAGATGTTGCTCAACTGGGCTCAAACACTGTGATGGAACAGGACCATGCAGCTGCAGAATGTTTCCTTGCTTTAGAACCTTTAGGGCCAAGGAAACCCATTAATATCAAAGTGACCAGATTGTTATACTTTGTCCCAGCTTTGGCAATTCCAGTTTCTCCCTGTAAGGATTCAACAAAGCATGGAGGTGGGGTGGCAGCTGCCTTGAGAGGATTTTGTCCAAACTTACCAatggcagcccaggctgcagctgcccttggggtggAAGCAGTGCAGTGATATGCCAACACCCAGCACTGTGGAGAGCCAAACCTTTGCTGAGGGCTGAGTGCTGGTCCAGGAGAGTGGCCACAGGAAtgtcctgtgtgtgctgcagtgcccagggctcctgtgcccagcactgccccagcttCCTGAGCATCTCTACTGCAGTCACTGCCTTACCAAGTGCTGCAGAGACAAGGTAAGGATGTGCTCCTTGAGAAGAACTGACACATGAGTATTTTCTCCTCCTACCTTTTTAGCAAACTTTCCCTTTATGGTGTGTTCAAATATTAGCATCCTGCTCCAGagttctcttttccaggctcagCTCTTTGTGCTCCACGTGCAGGGACTCTGATTGTCTCTCCCCATCTGCCTGGAGGGTTTCTGGAGTGCATCATGTGTTTTGGCTGAGGTGCCTCATCCACCCGGCTTTAATGGAAAAGCTGAACCACTGCAGGTCTTCTGTTAAATTCTATTCCACCCACCACATGGCCATGGTTgtgtttttgtccttttttcagTCACTGATTTATCTGACATCTGGGATTTATAGCCCAGCTCATCCCCTTCAGAAATTGTTTGTAGCTGATGTCAAGAGCTTTGCCTAATACTGTAGATTTTGAGGAGATGAATTCTCTTTAGAAGATCGAGGCAGTAGTCAAAACTTCTGCTTTGGGATGGTCTTGCTGGTCTAATAAGTTAAAAGAGCAAGGTTTGCATTCTTTAAACTTTTTTGTTGGGAAAAGATGGAATTAGTAGAATCACTTAGTAGCTTTGTTGGTTAAAAGATTGATTAAATAATGTGGAATATGCAAATGTCAGGAATAATCTGGCACCCCCAAAGCTTTATCTAGCTGGTGAACTCTCTTTCGTGTGTATCTCAGTATTCTTGGAACATAAGAGTAATTTCTAGTAAAAGCACTTAAAAAGTGGGAAGGCTGTTTGTAGTAGTTATAGTTCAAAATAGCAAAGagaggaagatttttatttttaaaagatctcTGGAAAGAGACCCTTTGGGTGCTCTGTAACTCTACAAAATTTTCCACTGAGTCCTAAATCTTCCTAAATACCACCTTGAGACCCTAAAGAGAAATGTGAAACATTCTCTCACATCCTTTGAATGCCAGGCTATATACAACTATATTAGCTCAAATAAAGCAGAAGTTAGACAGGAGGGAACTCTCTCCCACAAGCTTTGGCAGTGTCTTGACTTCTGCTGCTCATCACAGCACCTGGTTtgagagaaatgagaaaattcCCTGTGCTGATAAATGAAAGCTGACTGTGGGTTCCTGTTGTGGTCTCAGCtgctgaaatgctgctctgcCACTGATGCTGCTGTGGCCATGAAGGCTCTGTGCCTGTTTTTGGCAAGCCCAAAATCTGGTGGTTTATTTGTGTTGGGGTCATGactgggagctgtgcagctctcagggATGGAGTTTTGACCAAgtcctgctgccttcagcaagaGCAGGGCTTGCCCCAAGAACAGGCAGTGGTGCCAGGGTGTGTGCACTTCCTGCCTTTAATAGCAGCTTGTTTTCAAAATCACTTATctgcttgttttctttgcttcttttagTAGCTTGTAAAATGCTTACAGCCAATAATTTGAACAAACAATGTCATGGAGGATAACCTCAATCTTGGCAATGCTGTTGACTGGACACAAACATCTCtcataaaataaatgctttggATAAGTTTTCTGCATGCTGAAGGTAAGAAGGGcatccctcttccctccccaaTGCCTCTGTCACTCTCACTGAACTGCTCCAAAACTGACCTCTTCCAGCACAGAAGGTCTGTTCTCTCAGAGTATCTGATGGGCCCTGTCTGGGTGGCCCTTGTGgccactgctgtgctgctgggaagtggaaaagcagcactttAAAAAGCTTAGTTCTTCCACATGAAATCATGGATCCAGCAGGGAGAGTGGAACACTGACCAAGGTCTTGCCTTTGAgatgctggcagctctccctcTTGGCCAAAACACCGGGTTTGCAGACAGCCACTGCCAGACCTGATCATGCTGTGCAAGGACCCAGAACTGACCCAGCAACAACCATGGATGGGATTGGGACTCACTGTCTCAACCTTCAGCCTTCAAGGTCAGTGCTCACAACTGCTCCCTTCCCTGAGTCCCCAGAAAGGATGCAAGCAATCAGCTTCTCTGAAGaagtgctctggggctggggaagaAGGGTGATGTAGATTCTCCAATCTTACTTGCAGGACTGAGCAATGAATCCCCAAAGAAACTCTTAAATAAACAAATGCAGGAAGGAGGAATGCTTAGAAAAGTTTATGGAATGCTGGAATGTTTGGCACAGCACACTCCAGAATattctgggctggaagggacccagaagGATCATCAATCCAGCTCTTCCAGCCCATGCAGGGATCAAACCTGCAGTCTTGGcattattagcaccatgctccATCCAACTGAGCTAATCCCAGGGTCTGGCATGATGAAAATCATCATTGTCCTGGCAGCTGGTGCTGGATCCCCaactcctgctcccagccctggcaccagggAGTCAGGGGATCCTGCTGTAAATCAACACCAAACACAGCCACAGTGATCTGTGTTGGGTTATGCATCCTGGGGAGCACAtttataaaagatttttttccctcttgcttTCTCCAAAAGGAAGAAATCAAGCTCATGGATACAGTTTGCATCTGGATCTCACATTACTTGGAGCCTTTGGCAGGCTGGCAAGGTTTAGCCTCCAGAGGTGGCTGTGACAGCCTGCTGGCACTGTCAGGCTGCTTATTGGAATATTCCATCCCTGACAGAGGCAGCACTTCCCTGCAAAATCCAAAACCTAGGACTTGGAGTTCATggatccttttctttttatttgtacGGCTGATCAGAAGGTGCTATTTGAGTTGTGTGTGgtgatggtttggggttttttggggttgggtgtttttttaaacacttctgGTGACTTTTGACCTCTTTAGGTGCATTGGCTTGAGGATGGAAAGACAAACCTAAGGGCTCTATGTGGGCCTGCAGCAAATTTATTGCTCCTCTTGAACTGTGAATTATTTTAGTTGGTGTAAAAGATGTACTTATAATCCTTCCCTAAATTCAATTCCCAGACACCTCAAGCTTCTACTAATTTAAAATCAAACAGGTCTTGTGTTGAAAACTCTCAGCCTTTGTAACTTTGCAGCCAGATGAGCAGTGAAaaagctctgccctgtgctgagctgtgtgctgggctctgctgcagcagatcCATGTGCTGGATTTACCAGCCTGGCTGTGGAAAACACATCCCACAAGCTCAGGGgcattggctcagctgcagcactaCATGGATGAGGTTCTTTTGTGCATGGACAACTTGGGCATCTGTTTTACAGCAGTACAAGATGCTCAGAAATAGTGAGAGGAAGAAATGgtgggggaaagagagagagagggatttGTACATTAGTGAGAGGAAGCTTTGCAGTGAGGAGTTGGGATCAGATAAGGAATCAGATGCACTGGGCATTGGCAGGGGAAAGAACAGGAGCAGGATTTGTCAAAGGGCAGCCTGAGCTGTGACCCCCATTACACTGCGTGCATCAGGGCCATTTCTTGTCTGTTAAAGTCTCCATTCTGTAGGCAAAACAGAATAAACACAGTCGGGATCTGTAAGGATCAAAAGTTGTGTGGAAAGGAAAACTTTAAGTCTAAACAACTAGTGCttgttatttttgaaaaataaacattcttGTGCATTTTTCCTTCACTGGGTGTTTGCTGAGGAATGGAGCAAAACCTTTTACCACTGGTTTGTGTGCAACTAGCAGCAAAGACTCCTGGCTGAGAGTGTCCTGGCACATCttgttacaaaaaaaattaataaatatggCTTAGAATGAGTGCTGACATCTCAGATCACTCACCAGTGGGCCAGCAGTCCTGCAGACCCCAGGCACGGTCTGTGCAGGGGAAATTGGTGGCAGAAGGTGcatctctgctcctctgcagcaggactCATGACTTTCTTCTGTGTGCTTGCAGCCTGACACCCCTGACCATGGACTGCTTTGTCATCATGTCCTTGAAGCAGTAAATCGTTGCACTGTGGTAAATAGAAATGCTGTGTGGGATTCCCTTTCTTTAAATAACCTAGTCTCCTTTTAGCACAGAAAATGCTAAGAACTGGACTTTGAATTATGAGGCAGATAAAGACAAAAGCTGCCAAGGACACTTCTCTCTGCCTTGAATGTAGCACTCACCTCCAGGGATTGAGTGTATATGAGTATATGAGTTTGCTGATAAGCTTTTTCAACACTCTCTGAGGCTTTTTCTGGTCAaagacacagctgggctgtggtgaAACTGGTCAGACTGTTCTCCACAGCCTGCTCAGCCCTTAGTTCCCCTGAAGATGCTGTTAAAAGGCTGTTTTCCATCTCTCCTCTGGGTCACTctggtgacagcagagctggtgatggctgctgtccctggtgtcctggagcaagggcagcactggggtTCCCCCAAGCCCCCACAAGTGGATGCACCTCTTCccaaggctgtgctggtgttcagAGGATGGGATGAGCTTGGTTTCAGTGCTGGCCAGTGATTGAGAGCCAGGAGCAAAGGGAAGTGTCACTGCCAGGGCCTCCAGTGGTTCTTTCTGTATGGGACATGAGCCTtgctggggagcacagcacacGTGCCCCCAGCAGATGGGCAGCTGTAGCAGCGATCACACTCAGGCATCAGGGCAAAGTGTTTAAGCCTCtgggtgcttcccttgccctTTTCTTATCCTCAAGGAGCCCCCTTGGAGCTCCTTCCATGGAGAGGAGGCTGGGGCCAGGCACAGCATGAGATGCAAGGAAGGAGCAGATGTAcaaactctgtgtgtgtggagtTGGCATGAGCTCCTTTTGGTCATGTCCTACCCCAGTGCAGCCTCAGAACCAAGCCTGCTCTCAGCCAtgtcctgctgccctcctcagccccagcagcgtGCATGTCTTTGCCAGGAATAGGGCAGTGGCTTTCCCATTCTAACTGGGAGATGGGATCAGCCCCCTTacccaggcagtgctggtgtgACTGCAGTGATGTTCCCGCActttctgtctctctgtgtTCCCATTATAGTCAATTCTGCCAGGACTAACAGCCTATTTCATCCCCAAATGTGTTAGCCAGTGCTAGGAGTCCACGGACTGCACGGGAATCCCTCTGCCCTCAGAGATGCACAAATCCTTCCATGGAGGCTCCCACATCTTGTGTGTGCATGAGGAGGGCAGAAAGGGGCTGAAAGTGTGGGTGTATCCTCCTGGCACAAGAGCTGCAGTAGGAAACCACAGGGATATTTGTgtgaatttcctttttcttgcttgcttcatttcctttttttttctcctttttttctggcTGTCTTGTTGCTCTCTCCTGATTTACTGCATGTGCTCACGTGGCCTTGGAAAGGGGGGTTCTCAAACTGTTTTGcttccaaaaggaaaagaagctggCAGGCATTCATATTTCAGTTCTGGAGTTATGTAGTTTAAAGTCTCCCAGTGGAAAAGGGAAGATATGAGAGAGCAGATTGCTGGTGGCAATATTCACcagaaggaaaggggaaaaaaggagcaCGGAATTCTGGAGGCTTGAGAGGTAGGTTTTCTATCTGCTGCTAGAACATAATTTCCATTGATTTGATTCCATTTGTGCTGGAATGTCTCGTGCCTGCagtgagaggaggaaggagcagctcagagcaaaTCCTCAGGCACCACTTGTGCATGGCCAGAGGGGATGAGTGGGTTTGTCAATGAAACCTTGTTCTCTGTAATGCAGTACAGATAATTATGGTGTGGTCCCTCTGCTAGGAGTCAGGGAGGAATGTAATGCTTTGTGATTAATTCTGAGATTTTAGATTCTATATGTTAAAGTGAAGAGCTCGGGACATAAGGGTGAAATGGGACTCAAGACCCTCTCTGAATATCTGTGTTCCCAAACAAAAAAGCTTTCATTGGGTTTAGGACCCCTTTGAATACAGAACATGGGCTTATGGTTGACTATTTTTGACCTTAAATACCAGTACTCTGCAGAAATTCCCCTGCTGAATTTTCATTGTTGAGACAATATATATCAAATTAAGTTTTTGTCAGCATATCCAAAGTAGTATATTGAGTATTTTGCATTGAGCAAATGATAAACGACTGTACGTTAAACTGTTGATACAGAAAAATACGTTTGAAATGATCAGTTGCCTTCTGTTAAATGACAGATCATTACCCAAATCTGTTGTCTTGGTGAAAAGTTCTGTTACTTTTAGGGTTCCTTGAGAATTCTTAAATGCCTGTCTGGTTCCACAAAAACTTACTAGAAAGAGGAAATTAGTTTTTaattatggaaaataaaatacttggGTATGATATCTTCTTCATCGGCTTAGAAAG
This window contains:
- the LOC131088719 gene encoding nyctalopin-like — its product is MFFLVIFIFTCAAKAGLSLNVSNSCPSMCKCTSEETILCNRAGLKTLPGEIAPSTISLNLSNNYLRILNTNTFRNLTFLHSLWLDGNNLTFLTPGTFHALSRLQELHLSRNSRLTYLHANTFRGLLNLISLDLSHCNIFEIHPLLFSHLPSLERLDLASNNMRYVPQAFRNLSSLTRLSLEGNHIEAIGRDSLKDLETLNDLNLRKNRIWIIQNGAFSKLLRLGMLNLGHNFITDLPNQLFEGLIQLKTMHLEANRITAVDCTFRQLLNLRNLYLNNNQISSISDSAFLHLNKLHFLHLSRNNLSSLPVGLFSSLPRLRYVFLSHNPWSCDCSTLWLRRWTAALIQGLDCTFPGPANATAAQQPLPGLLGDCPVPLEMATEDRCRVAGTSVAPRPPALPGQLILLALACHTWGWGTLLAAF